TTCATGCTCCTGTTGCTTCTTACCGGTTGTGCAACGCCCTCGGACGCGGCGTCGCCGGAACGCACTTCACAGTCGCCGGCCGTGTCCACACAGGCACCCGATACTGCTACCGGTGAGGTTGCAGCGCAGGCAAACTCACCGGCGGCCGGGTCGTCTCCCGCGCGCATCGATATTCCAGCGATCGACGTCGACTCCGACGTGATGGGTCTCGGTCTACGTTCGGACGGTTCGATGGAAGTTCCGCCGGGTGGATTTCCCGCAGGCTGGTACACGGGGTCGCCCATCCCGGGCCAGTTGGGGCCGTCGATCCTTGCCGGACACGTGGATTGGGGCGGTAGCCCGGGAGTCTTCTATCGACTCCGGGATCTCGCGCAAGGTGACGACGTCACCGTCACGGACCAGGATGGCGGTACTGTCCGCTTCGTTGTCAGCGCGGTCGAGCAGTATCCGAAGGACGCGTTTCCCACCGACAAGGTGTACGGCGACATCGATCATGCCGGTCTGCGCCTGATCACCTGTGGCGGCGAGTTCGACTCGGACATCTCCAGCTACGACGACAACATCGTCGTGTACGCCGATCGCGTCTGACCGAGCTCACGCGTTCACAGCAACCTCGCAGGCTGCTCCCAGCCCGGCCGACGGTCCATCGCGCACTCTCGTAGTCGACAACTTCGACGAACA
The nucleotide sequence above comes from Rhodococcoides fascians A25f. Encoded proteins:
- a CDS encoding class F sortase; protein product: MSTQAPDTATGEVAAQANSPAAGSSPARIDIPAIDVDSDVMGLGLRSDGSMEVPPGGFPAGWYTGSPIPGQLGPSILAGHVDWGGSPGVFYRLRDLAQGDDVTVTDQDGGTVRFVVSAVEQYPKDAFPTDKVYGDIDHAGLRLITCGGEFDSDISSYDDNIVVYADRV